Proteins encoded in a region of the Bactrocera tryoni isolate S06 chromosome 4, CSIRO_BtryS06_freeze2, whole genome shotgun sequence genome:
- the LOC120774315 gene encoding uncharacterized protein LOC120774315, translated as MVIKNPNNIVVPDYLNENFFVAALEEGLRAIQVTVKELTFEWATNPGDNYCSRIYRIAVTYERLVDADEPPVQEQRSLIVKSIPVPEDIRFLEDVGVFLKEKMTYLDVLPRLQVLVPCPKFGAICYYATKSPINTLVFTDLKSEGFRVAPRQDQLDWAHCELILQQTARLHATSMILAQRDPDITKRLVDGMLCEKSIMKSDSFKQMFGVMLKYLANNAAEWPGFEKIAQKLHHFNDNFRRICARLSDPRKGDRFVVMNHGDLSILNIMYAYDDPKQPKKPTRAMFVDFQLNFCGSPGCDLNFFLNTSVRLNVLKDRRDDLINVYYKTFKETLEYLHYENIPTLDDLKYELRARELYGLFATFSFLPMVTMPKELSGDNSVENMINEDNVRAKYQKLFSQDNVQAQLKYALKRFDDLGVLDEF; from the exons ATGGTTATCAAAAATCCGAACAATATTGTTGTGCCCGATTATTTGAACGAGAACTTCTTCGTGGCCGCGCTCGAGGAAGGTTTGCGTGCAATTCAGGTGACGGTTAAAGAATTAACTTTCGAATGGGCCACCAACCCCGGTGATAATTACTGCTCTCGCATCTATCGCATCGCGGTCACCTATGAGCGACTAGTTGACGCTGATGAGCCGCCAGTACAAGAGCAACGGTCGTTAATCGTTAAATCTATACCGGTTCCGGAAGACATACGTTTCCTTGAAGATGTAGGTGTTTTCCTTAAGGAAAAAATGACCTATTTGGATGTATTGCCACGGCTGCAAGTACTTGTGCCGTGTCCGAAATTCGGTGCCAT CTGCTATTATGCAACCAAATCCCCCATTAACACCCTTGTTTTTACTGACTTGAAGTCTGAAGGTTTTCGGGTTGCGCCACGACAGGACCAGCTCGATTGGGCACACTGCGAATTGATCTTGCAACAAACGGCGCGCCTGCATGCCACTTCAATGATTTTAGCCCAGCGA GATCCCGACATCACCAAACGCTTGGTTGACGGTATGCTGTGCGAGAAGTCTATAATGAAGTCTGATTCCTTTAAGCAAATGTTCGGCGTTATGCTGAAGTACCTGGCCAACAATGCAGCCGAGTGGCCTGGTTTTGAAAAGATCGCACAAAAATTGCACcatttcaatgataatttcaGGAGAATATGCGCACGCTTATCAGATCCTCGCAAAGGCGATCGTTTTGTTGTGATGAATCATGGTGATCTCTCTATTTTAAATATCATGTACGCCTATGATGATCCCAAGCAACCCAAGAAACCAACGCGCGCTATGTTT GTGGATTTCCAACTTAATTTCTGTGGCAGCCCTGGCTGCGATCTCAACTTCTTTCTCAACACTAGTGTACGTTTAAATGTGCTAAAGGATCGACGAGATGATCTCATAAATGTGTATTACAAAACATTCAAAGAGACGTTGGAGTACCTTCATTATGAGAATATACCGACTTTAGATGATCTAAAGTACGAATTGCGTGCTCGTGAACTTTATGGTCTCTTCGCTACGTTCAGTTTTCTGCCCATGGTTACTATGCCAAAGGAGCTATCTGGAGATAACAGTGTTGAAAATATGATAAACGAGGACAACGTCCGTGCAAAGTACCAAAAACTATTTTCACAAGATAATGTGCAAGCACAGCTAAAGTATGCACTGAAGCGCTTTGATGATTTGGGTGTGTTGGACGAGTTTTAG